Proteins encoded by one window of Deinococcus planocerae:
- a CDS encoding DUF4239 domain-containing protein: MGWLWALLFVLASVLASLGGMLLVRRSVRLSTLEEHREVAGFVYAVIGVVYAVLLAFVVIVAWEEQGEARARTEQEANALADLYRGARAFPPEARTALREDLRGYAETVVGREWPALSRGEASPETQRAYDRLWEGYLRLSPRTAYESVWYTQALERLNDLGDERRLRLLSGQSRLPGLMWAVLWVGALVTVTFSYFFGVRSVWSQGLIVLSLSGTIALILFLVLALDRPFSGVIRVGPEAFEQVVTIFDRVARAETAP; encoded by the coding sequence ATGGGGTGGCTCTGGGCGCTGCTGTTCGTGCTGGCCTCCGTCCTGGCGTCGCTGGGTGGGATGCTGCTGGTGCGCCGCTCGGTGCGGCTCTCCACGCTGGAGGAGCACCGCGAGGTGGCGGGCTTCGTCTACGCCGTCATCGGGGTGGTCTACGCCGTGCTCCTCGCCTTCGTGGTGATCGTCGCCTGGGAGGAGCAGGGGGAGGCCCGCGCCCGCACCGAGCAGGAGGCCAACGCCCTCGCCGACCTCTACCGCGGCGCCCGCGCCTTTCCCCCCGAGGCCCGCACGGCGCTGCGGGAGGACCTGCGCGGCTACGCCGAGACGGTGGTGGGCCGCGAGTGGCCCGCCCTGAGCCGGGGGGAGGCGAGCCCCGAGACCCAGCGCGCCTACGACCGGCTGTGGGAGGGGTACCTGCGGCTCTCGCCCCGGACCGCCTACGAGAGCGTGTGGTACACCCAGGCGCTCGAGCGGCTGAACGACCTGGGAGACGAGCGGCGGCTGCGGCTGCTGAGCGGGCAGTCGCGGCTTCCCGGGCTGATGTGGGCGGTGCTGTGGGTCGGCGCGCTGGTGACGGTGACCTTCTCGTACTTCTTCGGGGTGCGCAGCGTGTGGTCGCAGGGATTGATCGTGCTGTCGCTGTCGGGGACCATCGCCCTGATCCTCTTTCTGGTGCTGGCGCTCGACCGGCCCTTTTCCGGGGTGATCCGGGTGGGCCCCGAAGCCTTCGAGCAGGTCGTCACCATCTTCGACCGGGTGGCGAGGGCCGAGACCGCGCCCTGA
- a CDS encoding MliC family protein: MKSLAALLTLLGLASPASAGGGGGPTVRYICAGNIRIQATYTGPHARVVVGHQVLRLTQALSGSGARYMGGGYTWWINGGVAELYRGETLGTLTSLRQCQEG; this comes from the coding sequence ATGAAGAGCCTCGCCGCCTTGCTGACCCTGCTCGGCCTCGCTTCCCCTGCCTCGGCGGGCGGGGGGGGCGGCCCCACCGTGCGCTACATCTGCGCGGGGAACATCCGCATCCAGGCCACCTACACCGGCCCGCACGCCCGGGTGGTGGTCGGCCATCAGGTGCTGAGGCTGACCCAGGCTCTCTCCGGCTCGGGCGCCCGCTACATGGGGGGTGGGTATACCTGGTGGATCAACGGCGGGGTGGCCGAACTCTACCGGGGCGAGACCCTGGGGACGCTGACGTCCCTCCGTCAGTGCCAGGAGGGCTGA
- a CDS encoding ATP-binding protein — MPDATTSFVHLLGQARVVLGADLQPFGVDQRYQLLAYLAWRGEWVERDFLSHLFWPESAPDTARGNLRHLLGRTRALGLAPGLEVERGRLRWAVPTDLADFTRAVEEERWEEALGRSREPLLEGLDTAGTGEFAAWLERERERLRGLWRTALLCRAAELGTAGAHLQAAELLGPLLEGDLDEEVLHAHVGALLRAGGRGRARRAYETFVARLRGEYGLEPTASLEGLGRTLRAPAGEPPTGSPPPGRPRGEPAPTPRPSLPTPTTSFVGRDLELAEVGRLLSGPDCRLLTLTGPGGIGKTRLALEAARALSPTFPAGVFFVSLDALTSAALIPTQIARVLGVQLPGQGDPLEGVVGAIGEGRMLVVLDNFEHLLEGAPGVQDLLGRCPGLRLIVTSRERLGVEAEWLLPVQGLAYPEGGSCGPVRAGQFDAVELFVERARRVHPDFTPTGESLPHLLRLCLLVEGAPLALELAAVWVRALSLEEIARELGENLDFLGPGERGRPERHRSLRAVFEHSWRRLSPAEQEVLAGLAVFRGGFRLEAARGVVGAPLPVLASLVDQSLLRTHPTGRYGRHALLVQYAREKLAGDPVREAELRARHGAYFLRFLQDLGGALRGPDQKAALAAVDADLENVRLAWGWAVEERRAGDLGRSAAPLADYCTARARYREGVEWLAGAEAALGDGEPAHRAALCQLWVAGAPLLHRLGRHAEAERWAERGLGAARELGQDEAALPALTLLGTLTWRRGDYRQARILLEEAVALARARGDAFHLADSLNLLGNVTLDGGDLPGAERHYAAALALHRTLGHQAEVVRLHNNLGCLAAYQGHLGESVDRLQEGLRLARDVGLPRLTAQLLSSLAETEHEQGDFACAAATAREALDLARQSGDRRLEGILLMDLGRTATAAGELERGERHLREGLHLLWSLGELPQVLRTLARWAEWHLAAAQPGRAAELLALVAAHPKTKGVDRGPARRLRAELDGEGAALADPDSALTLAVAELTRPPP, encoded by the coding sequence ATGCCTGATGCGACGACTTCCTTCGTTCACCTGCTGGGCCAGGCCCGCGTCGTCCTGGGCGCGGACCTTCAGCCCTTCGGGGTGGACCAGCGGTATCAGCTTCTGGCCTACCTCGCCTGGCGGGGGGAGTGGGTGGAGCGCGACTTCCTGTCGCACCTGTTCTGGCCGGAGAGCGCCCCGGACACGGCGCGGGGCAACCTCCGGCACCTGCTGGGCCGCACGAGGGCGCTGGGCCTCGCCCCCGGGCTGGAGGTGGAGCGGGGACGGCTGCGCTGGGCGGTGCCGACCGACCTCGCCGACTTCACCCGCGCCGTGGAGGAGGAGCGGTGGGAGGAGGCGCTGGGGCGCTCCCGCGAGCCGCTGCTTGAGGGACTGGACACGGCGGGAACCGGGGAGTTCGCGGCCTGGCTGGAACGCGAGCGCGAACGGCTGCGCGGGCTGTGGCGAACGGCGCTGCTGTGCCGTGCGGCGGAACTGGGGACGGCGGGGGCCCACCTCCAGGCCGCCGAGCTGCTGGGGCCTCTGCTGGAGGGAGACCTCGACGAGGAGGTCTTGCACGCGCACGTCGGCGCCCTGCTGCGGGCCGGAGGACGCGGGCGGGCGCGGCGGGCCTACGAGACGTTCGTGGCGCGGCTGCGCGGTGAGTACGGGTTGGAGCCGACCGCCTCCCTTGAGGGGCTTGGCCGCACCCTGAGGGCGCCCGCGGGGGAGCCGCCCACCGGGTCGCCCCCGCCGGGCCGGCCCAGGGGCGAGCCGGCCCCCACGCCGCGCCCGTCCCTGCCCACCCCGACGACCTCCTTCGTGGGGCGCGACCTCGAACTCGCCGAGGTGGGGCGGCTCCTGAGCGGGCCGGACTGCCGCCTGCTGACCCTGACCGGCCCCGGCGGCATCGGCAAGACCCGCCTCGCCCTGGAGGCGGCCCGGGCCCTCTCCCCCACCTTCCCGGCGGGCGTCTTCTTCGTCTCCCTCGACGCCCTGACCTCGGCGGCCCTGATTCCCACCCAGATCGCCCGGGTCCTGGGCGTCCAGCTTCCGGGTCAGGGCGACCCTCTGGAAGGGGTGGTGGGGGCCATAGGGGAAGGCCGGATGCTGGTGGTGCTCGACAATTTCGAGCATCTGCTGGAGGGCGCGCCCGGGGTGCAGGACCTGCTGGGGCGCTGCCCGGGGTTGCGCCTGATCGTGACCTCGCGCGAGCGGCTGGGCGTGGAGGCCGAGTGGCTGCTGCCCGTGCAGGGGCTGGCGTATCCCGAGGGGGGGAGCTGCGGTCCGGTCCGAGCGGGGCAGTTCGACGCGGTGGAGCTTTTCGTCGAGCGGGCCCGCCGGGTGCACCCGGACTTCACGCCCACGGGGGAGAGCCTGCCCCACCTGCTCCGCCTGTGCCTCCTCGTCGAGGGGGCGCCGCTGGCGCTGGAACTCGCCGCGGTCTGGGTGCGCGCGCTGTCCCTGGAGGAGATCGCCCGGGAACTCGGGGAGAACCTGGACTTCCTGGGTCCGGGGGAGCGGGGTCGGCCCGAGCGGCACCGCAGCCTGCGGGCGGTGTTCGAGCACTCCTGGCGGCGGCTGAGCCCCGCCGAGCAGGAGGTGCTGGCGGGGCTCGCCGTCTTCCGGGGCGGCTTCCGGCTGGAGGCGGCCCGGGGGGTGGTGGGGGCGCCGCTGCCCGTCCTGGCCTCGCTGGTGGACCAGTCCCTGCTGCGGACCCACCCCACCGGGCGGTATGGCCGCCACGCGCTGCTCGTCCAGTACGCCCGCGAGAAGCTGGCCGGGGACCCCGTGCGCGAGGCCGAGTTGCGGGCCCGGCACGGGGCGTACTTCCTGCGCTTCCTCCAGGACCTGGGGGGTGCGCTGCGGGGCCCCGACCAGAAGGCCGCCCTCGCGGCGGTGGACGCCGACCTGGAAAACGTCCGGCTCGCCTGGGGCTGGGCGGTGGAGGAACGTCGGGCGGGGGACCTGGGGAGAAGCGCCGCTCCCCTGGCCGACTACTGCACCGCGCGCGCCCGCTACCGGGAGGGGGTGGAGTGGCTGGCGGGAGCCGAGGCCGCCCTGGGGGACGGCGAACCCGCCCACCGCGCGGCCCTGTGCCAGCTCTGGGTCGCGGGCGCGCCGTTGCTCCACCGCCTGGGGCGCCACGCCGAGGCCGAGCGGTGGGCCGAGCGTGGCCTCGGCGCGGCCCGGGAACTGGGGCAGGACGAGGCCGCGCTGCCCGCCCTGACCCTGTTGGGCACCCTGACCTGGCGGCGGGGCGACTACCGCCAGGCCCGAATCCTCCTGGAGGAGGCCGTCGCCCTGGCCCGGGCGCGGGGGGACGCGTTCCACCTGGCCGACAGCCTCAACCTGCTGGGAAACGTCACGCTGGACGGCGGGGACCTTCCCGGGGCCGAGCGGCACTACGCGGCGGCCCTCGCCCTGCACCGCACGCTGGGGCACCAGGCCGAGGTCGTGCGGCTGCACAACAACCTGGGATGCCTGGCCGCCTACCAGGGGCACCTGGGGGAGTCGGTGGACCGGCTACAGGAGGGCCTGCGGCTGGCGCGCGACGTGGGCCTGCCGCGCCTGACGGCCCAGCTCCTGTCGAGCCTGGCCGAGACGGAGCACGAGCAGGGGGACTTCGCCTGCGCCGCCGCCACCGCCCGCGAGGCGCTGGACCTGGCGCGGCAGAGCGGGGACCGTCGGCTGGAGGGCATCTTGCTGATGGACCTGGGCCGCACGGCCACCGCCGCGGGGGAGCTGGAGCGGGGAGAGCGGCACCTCCGGGAGGGCCTCCACCTCCTTTGGAGCCTGGGCGAACTTCCGCAGGTTCTGCGCACGCTGGCCCGCTGGGCGGAGTGGCACCTCGCCGCCGCGCAGCCGGGGCGGGCCGCCGAGTTGCTCGCCCTCGTCGCGGCGCACCCCAAGACCAAGGGGGTGGACCGCGGCCCCGCCCGGCGGCTGCGCGCGGAGCTGGACGGCGAGGGGGCCGCGCTGGCCGATCCCGACTCGGCCCTGACGCTGGCGGTCGCGGAATTGACCCGGCCCCCGCCGTGA
- a CDS encoding PxKF domain-containing protein, protein MAATFDVSGAQGGGREGGIGGGTGGQGMATLAVTKGTTYQVNVGGSGGVGGSGGTGGFNGGGTGAGSGGGGGGASDIRTGSFALESRLIVAGGGGGAGGNNIRGGGGDGGTGGGTSGSNGGNGASSGTGGGGGSQDGGGSAGRGYRSGEPGSFGSGGTGGGNVGGPGGTGAGGGGGWYGGGGGSDGGRDEEFSGPLSNGGGGGGGGSGYITPTATNATLTSGVRSGDGLITISYAADTTAPVITPTVGGTLGQNGWYTSDVTVTWGVSDPESTVTMTSWGCYDQSVTSDTAGVTFTCEATSAGGTGTQSVTVKRDATAPTLKPSVSPNPVLLNGTATAAPNASDALSGLASSSCAPVTTSTVGPQSVSCTATDNAGNTASQAASYTVAYPFSGFLQPVDNLPTLNTVKAGSSIPIKFSLRGNRGLNILAAGSPGVKVVPCDGSAPADEIEQTLTTSNSTLSYDAASDTYSYTWKTDKSWAGTCRQLNVLLSDGTSHLASFKFR, encoded by the coding sequence ATGGCAGCCACCTTCGATGTGTCTGGTGCTCAGGGCGGTGGGCGCGAGGGTGGCATTGGCGGTGGCACCGGCGGTCAGGGGATGGCTACGCTCGCTGTGACCAAAGGCACTACCTATCAGGTCAACGTCGGCGGGAGCGGTGGTGTAGGTGGCAGCGGTGGTACCGGCGGCTTTAACGGGGGCGGTACCGGCGCTGGTTCTGGCGGTGGCGGCGGGGGAGCGTCCGACATTCGTACTGGCAGCTTTGCCCTCGAATCACGACTGATTGTTGCTGGCGGCGGCGGCGGTGCTGGCGGTAACAACATTAGAGGCGGCGGCGGCGATGGCGGCACTGGCGGTGGCACGAGTGGGAGCAATGGCGGTAACGGTGCCAGTTCGGGGACAGGCGGCGGTGGCGGGAGCCAAGATGGAGGAGGTTCGGCCGGTCGGGGGTATCGGAGTGGCGAGCCTGGTAGCTTTGGTAGTGGTGGCACTGGCGGCGGCAATGTCGGCGGTCCCGGCGGCACTGGTGCTGGGGGTGGTGGCGGCTGGTACGGCGGCGGCGGTGGTTCTGACGGCGGACGGGACGAGGAGTTCAGCGGGCCTCTGAGTAACGGGGGTGGTGGAGGCGGCGGTGGCAGTGGCTACATCACACCGACGGCCACGAATGCCACGCTTACGTCCGGCGTGCGGAGCGGCGACGGGCTGATCACGATCAGCTACGCAGCAGACACCACCGCGCCCGTCATCACGCCCACGGTGGGCGGCACCCTGGGCCAGAACGGCTGGTACACCAGCGATGTGACGGTGACGTGGGGCGTGAGCGATCCCGAATCGACCGTCACGATGACGAGCTGGGGCTGCTACGATCAAAGCGTGACCAGCGACACGGCGGGCGTGACGTTCACCTGCGAGGCGACCAGCGCGGGCGGCACGGGCACCCAGAGCGTGACGGTCAAGCGTGACGCCACCGCGCCGACACTCAAGCCGAGTGTCAGCCCTAATCCGGTGCTGTTGAACGGCACGGCGACCGCGGCCCCCAACGCTTCGGATGCGCTCTCCGGCCTCGCCTCCTCGTCCTGCGCCCCAGTGACGACCAGCACCGTGGGCCCCCAGAGCGTGAGTTGCACGGCGACGGACAACGCGGGCAACACGGCAAGTCAGGCGGCGAGCTACACCGTGGCCTACCCCTTCTCGGGCTTCTTGCAGCCGGTAGACAACCTACCCACCCTCAATACGGTGAAGGCGGGAAGCAGTATCCCGATCAAGTTCAGCCTGCGCGGCAACCGTGGCCTGAACATCCTCGCGGCGGGCTCCCCGGGTGTGAAGGTCGTGCCCTGTGACGGCAGTGCGCCGGCGGATGAGATCGAGCAGACGCTGACGACGAGCAACAGCACCCTGAGCTATGACGCGGCCTCGGACACCTACAGCTACACGTGGAAGACGGACAAGAGCTGGGCGGGGACGTGCCGGCAACTGAATGTCCTGCTCTCGGACGGCACCTCGCACCTCGCCAGCTTCAAGTTCCGCTGA
- a CDS encoding PD40 domain-containing protein, whose protein sequence is MQTRMVGAALGLALALAACGGSPGPVEGGDPGGGGGGGGGETPTAISGRVTVSAGQSAGGVQVKACYAQDCSDSRSRQVSADGAGNYTIGGLQKVRYRVVAFKDQNGDGKTGYGDLSGEFAGPVVPPAQDVNIALTVVTTGQPGSLGTIVYDSGNKIYRIDPADGRRVSVAGTCPATVDSYPDLASTGEIGVRCGFGASDIVVYNPDGTTGLTLRPPGGIRGHLAFSPGAERIAYESGESPGYPVKVIDRAGRELASFPNTFSPSWLPDGRLGLLSGNGVFVSDGALKTLSKIDRGGVVNPSDLAVSPDGSRVAFALNSHVWTMNIDGGALTQASVSGGREDNPAWSPDGRLLALVVRESSLGGYIQVKTFGTDEGFVPLGDADGKAVYLTGTMNWR, encoded by the coding sequence ATGCAGACCAGGATGGTTGGTGCCGCGCTCGGGCTGGCCCTCGCGCTCGCGGCCTGCGGCGGTTCGCCCGGCCCGGTGGAGGGCGGGGACCCGGGCGGTGGAGGGGGCGGCGGTGGCGGGGAGACGCCCACCGCGATCAGCGGACGGGTCACCGTGTCGGCGGGCCAGAGCGCGGGAGGCGTGCAGGTCAAGGCCTGCTACGCGCAGGACTGCTCGGACTCGCGCAGCCGGCAGGTGAGCGCCGACGGTGCGGGCAACTACACGATCGGCGGGCTGCAAAAGGTGCGCTACCGGGTAGTCGCCTTCAAGGACCAGAACGGCGACGGCAAGACCGGCTACGGCGACCTGTCCGGGGAATTCGCCGGCCCCGTCGTGCCGCCCGCGCAGGACGTGAACATCGCCTTGACGGTCGTGACCACGGGCCAGCCCGGCTCGCTGGGCACCATCGTCTACGACTCGGGCAACAAGATCTACCGGATCGACCCCGCCGACGGGCGCCGGGTCAGCGTCGCGGGCACGTGTCCCGCCACCGTGGATTCCTACCCGGACCTCGCCTCCACCGGCGAGATCGGCGTGCGGTGCGGCTTCGGGGCCTCGGACATCGTGGTGTACAACCCGGACGGCACCACCGGCCTCACCCTGCGCCCGCCGGGCGGCATCCGCGGCCATCTGGCCTTTTCGCCCGGCGCCGAGCGGATCGCCTACGAGTCGGGCGAGTCCCCCGGGTATCCGGTCAAGGTGATCGACCGCGCGGGCCGCGAACTCGCCAGCTTCCCAAACACGTTCTCGCCGAGCTGGCTGCCCGACGGTCGTCTGGGATTGCTGAGCGGCAACGGCGTCTTCGTGAGTGACGGGGCGCTGAAGACCCTGAGCAAGATCGACCGGGGCGGCGTGGTGAACCCCAGCGACCTCGCGGTCAGCCCGGACGGAAGCCGGGTCGCCTTCGCGCTGAACTCGCACGTCTGGACCATGAACATCGACGGCGGCGCCCTGACGCAGGCCTCGGTGTCGGGGGGCCGCGAGGACAACCCCGCGTGGTCGCCCGACGGGCGCCTCCTCGCCCTCGTGGTGCGGGAGTCCTCGCTCGGCGGGTACATCCAGGTCAAGACCTTCGGCACGGACGAAGGCTTCGTCCCCCTGGGCGACGCGGACGGCAAGGCCGTCTACCTCACCGGCACCATGAATTGGCGCTGA
- a CDS encoding LacI family DNA-binding transcriptional regulator, whose product MSRDVMPRHAVTLEEVAQEAGVSPSTVSRILNGTARVKAEKVAQVRSAITRLGYKPNVFARSLATGASASVGVLTQDIASPFYGDALGGIEKGLMGSGYSPLIISGHWRTSDEEHALELFLSRRVEALIVLGGRLPEEELRHLARRLPVAVLGRQLDLAAPDSVSLALDNRRAAYDVVNYLLDRGHRRIGHLSGPQDHVDARDRLAGYRQALEERGLHFEAGLVAQGDFHEPSGLIGTQLLVARHPDMTAIFSANDQMAYGARLALYRMGLRVPEDMSLVGFDDLPGSAYTTPPLTSVRQPMAEMGEWLARFVVARLTGQKIEPFQPRLELRLRESVAPRRAP is encoded by the coding sequence ATGTCCCGAGACGTCATGCCGCGCCACGCCGTCACCCTGGAGGAGGTCGCGCAGGAGGCGGGGGTCTCTCCCAGCACCGTCTCCCGCATCCTCAACGGCACGGCCAGGGTGAAGGCGGAGAAGGTCGCCCAGGTGAGGTCGGCGATCACCCGGCTGGGCTACAAGCCGAATGTCTTCGCCCGCAGCCTGGCGACCGGGGCCTCGGCGAGCGTCGGGGTGCTGACCCAGGACATCGCCAGCCCGTTTTACGGGGACGCCCTCGGCGGCATCGAGAAGGGCCTGATGGGCAGCGGGTACTCGCCCCTGATCATCAGCGGCCACTGGCGCACGAGCGACGAGGAGCACGCCCTGGAACTCTTCCTGAGCCGCCGGGTCGAGGCCCTGATCGTGCTGGGCGGGCGCCTCCCGGAAGAAGAGCTCCGTCACCTCGCCCGGCGTCTCCCCGTGGCCGTGCTGGGCCGCCAGCTCGACCTCGCGGCCCCGGACAGCGTCAGCCTCGCGCTGGACAACCGGCGGGCGGCCTACGACGTGGTGAATTACCTGCTCGACCGGGGCCACCGCCGCATCGGGCACCTCTCGGGACCGCAAGACCACGTGGACGCCCGGGACCGTCTGGCGGGCTACCGTCAGGCGCTGGAGGAACGGGGCCTGCACTTCGAGGCCGGCCTGGTGGCGCAGGGTGATTTCCACGAGCCCTCGGGCCTGATCGGCACCCAGCTCCTCGTCGCGCGGCATCCCGACATGACGGCCATCTTCAGCGCGAACGACCAGATGGCCTACGGCGCGCGGCTGGCGCTCTACCGCATGGGATTGCGCGTGCCCGAGGACATGTCGCTGGTGGGCTTCGACGACCTGCCCGGCTCGGCGTACACCACCCCGCCCCTCACCTCGGTCCGGCAGCCGATGGCCGAGATGGGCGAGTGGCTGGCCCGCTTCGTGGTCGCCCGCCTGACCGGCCAGAAGATCGAGCCTTTCCAGCCCCGGCTGGAATTGCGCCTGCGCGAATCCGTCGCCCCCCGCCGCGCGCCCTGA
- a CDS encoding ABC transporter substrate-binding protein, whose translation MRSLLTLTLALTAGTLGMAAAQTKTITVAAFPDLDSVIKAALPGFKKLYPNIEVKINSLAYADHHTALTTALSTGKGAADVVAVDFGYIGRFAEGNGLVDLSKAPYNAGQFRSQFVAYTYPQATAPDGRMVAMPTDIGPGSMFYRSDLLKKAGVQPSELNRSWESYIAAGKRVVAANPGSFLIPDAGEAAQIILRTGLKSGEGLYFDKSGKVLVGPDNPRFVRAFTVAKQIRDAKLDARAGGAFSPDWTTAFQKGNLATEFSGAWLVGHMQNWLAKDYSGKWAAQNLPGGTFASWGGSFYAIPQQSQNKTEAWALIKYLTTDRAQQVLAFKTTGAFPALRAAANDPIFNEGVPYLGGQKARIQWRQAALKIQPLDVNRLDPIAEQIVNDALNTVLDGSRDIPTALREAQTLITRRAR comes from the coding sequence ATGCGTTCCCTACTCACCCTGACCCTCGCCCTGACCGCCGGCACCCTGGGGATGGCCGCCGCCCAGACGAAGACCATCACGGTCGCGGCGTTTCCCGACCTCGACAGCGTGATCAAGGCGGCGCTGCCGGGCTTCAAGAAGCTCTACCCGAACATCGAGGTGAAGATCAACTCGCTCGCTTACGCGGACCACCACACGGCGCTGACGACCGCCCTCTCGACGGGCAAGGGGGCCGCCGACGTGGTGGCGGTGGACTTCGGGTACATCGGCAGGTTCGCGGAGGGCAACGGGCTGGTCGACCTCAGCAAAGCGCCCTACAACGCCGGTCAATTCCGCTCGCAGTTCGTGGCCTACACCTACCCGCAGGCGACGGCCCCCGACGGACGCATGGTCGCCATGCCGACCGACATCGGCCCGGGGTCGATGTTCTACCGCAGCGACCTGCTGAAGAAAGCGGGCGTGCAGCCCAGCGAGCTGAACCGGAGCTGGGAGAGCTACATCGCGGCGGGCAAGCGGGTGGTCGCCGCCAACCCCGGCAGCTTCCTGATCCCCGACGCGGGCGAGGCCGCCCAGATCATCCTGCGCACCGGGCTCAAGTCGGGCGAGGGGCTGTACTTCGACAAGTCGGGCAAGGTGCTCGTCGGCCCGGACAACCCCCGCTTCGTCCGCGCCTTCACGGTCGCCAAGCAGATTCGGGACGCCAAGCTGGATGCCCGCGCGGGTGGGGCCTTCTCGCCCGACTGGACGACCGCCTTCCAGAAGGGCAACCTCGCGACCGAGTTCAGCGGCGCGTGGCTCGTCGGGCACATGCAGAACTGGCTGGCGAAGGACTACAGCGGCAAGTGGGCGGCGCAAAACCTTCCCGGGGGCACCTTTGCCAGTTGGGGCGGGTCCTTCTACGCGATCCCGCAGCAGAGTCAGAACAAGACCGAAGCCTGGGCCCTGATCAAGTACCTCACGACCGACCGGGCGCAGCAGGTCCTGGCGTTCAAGACGACCGGCGCCTTCCCGGCCCTGCGCGCCGCCGCGAACGACCCCATCTTCAACGAGGGCGTGCCGTACCTCGGCGGCCAGAAGGCCCGCATCCAGTGGCGCCAGGCCGCGCTCAAGATCCAGCCGCTCGACGTGAACCGCCTCGACCCCATCGCCGAGCAGATCGTCAACGACGCGCTGAACACGGTGCTGGACGGCTCCAGGGACATTCCCACGGCCCTGCGTGAGGCGCAGACGCTGATCACCCGCCGCGCCCGGTAA
- a CDS encoding carbohydrate ABC transporter permease: protein MLASKPTPAARRGGWTDFQRRYAPYIFISPFFILFFVFGLFPILFNAYLSFQQWQPGSGLGEMKFVGLRNYTDNLTDPTFWQSLRNTAVLAVLSGLPQHLIAIPLAFAVAGVLRRMQHLVTAVYFLPYITSIVAISVIFFTLFSWQYGVINAALNALHGLPLIGGLFPADRINWLGQKEYVQPAVALVVIWRYTGWNMLLYLSGLQAIPRELYEAAAVDGATGGQQFRYITLPLLRPIMFVAVTLSLIGGLQLFEEPFILTNGTGGAGQAGLTTIMYMYRTYASYSDAGVAAAMSWLLFLVIGALTLVNNRLFGRSGLAGRDER from the coding sequence ATGCTGGCAAGCAAACCCACTCCCGCTGCGCGGCGCGGAGGCTGGACCGACTTCCAGCGCCGGTACGCGCCGTACATCTTCATCAGCCCGTTTTTCATCCTGTTCTTCGTCTTCGGCCTCTTTCCGATCCTCTTCAACGCCTACCTGTCGTTCCAGCAGTGGCAGCCGGGCTCGGGCCTGGGGGAGATGAAGTTCGTCGGCTTGCGCAACTACACCGACAACCTGACCGACCCGACCTTCTGGCAGTCGCTGAGGAACACGGCGGTCCTGGCCGTGCTGTCGGGCCTGCCGCAGCACCTGATCGCCATTCCGCTCGCCTTCGCGGTGGCGGGCGTGTTGCGGCGGATGCAGCACCTCGTCACCGCCGTGTACTTCCTGCCGTACATCACGTCCATCGTGGCGATCTCGGTCATCTTCTTCACGCTGTTCAGTTGGCAGTACGGGGTAATCAACGCGGCCCTGAACGCGCTGCACGGCCTGCCCCTGATCGGCGGCCTCTTCCCGGCGGACAGGATCAACTGGCTGGGTCAGAAGGAGTACGTGCAGCCCGCCGTCGCGCTCGTGGTGATCTGGCGGTACACGGGCTGGAACATGCTGCTGTACCTCTCCGGCCTCCAGGCCATCCCCAGGGAGCTGTACGAGGCGGCGGCGGTGGACGGCGCGACCGGGGGGCAGCAGTTCCGGTACATCACCCTGCCCCTGCTGCGCCCGATCATGTTCGTGGCGGTGACGCTGAGCCTGATCGGCGGCCTGCAACTGTTCGAGGAGCCGTTCATCCTCACCAACGGCACGGGCGGCGCGGGGCAGGCGGGCCTCACGACGATCATGTACATGTACCGCACCTACGCGAGCTATTCGGACGCCGGGGTCGCGGCGGCGATGTCGTGGCTGCTCTTCCTGGTCATCGGGGCGCTGACCCTGGTGAACAACCGCCTTTTCGGGCGCAGCGGCCTGGCGGGGAGGGACGAGAGATGA